Part of the Musa acuminata AAA Group cultivar baxijiao chromosome BXJ2-7, Cavendish_Baxijiao_AAA, whole genome shotgun sequence genome is shown below.
GAGCAAAAATTGATAAACCACCAGAAGTTCAAAAAAATCCAAGAACTAATCACCTCATCAAAATGCCTCTTCCCGCGGCTCCAGTCACCCCGCATCGATGATCCTCCATCGTCGGCCTCCTCCTCGATCCCGTTGGACCCTCCACTACTCCCTGGCTCGCCAGCATAGCCGCTACTGCTGGGGCTAGGCAGCGCCCCGCCGTCCAATTCCGATCTCTCCCTCCAGTCTTCAGGTTCGCCACAAGAAGCAGATCCAGCCAGACCCCGAACCAAAGGAGACCCCTTCTCCGTGACCTCGATCTCATCCACTGTCTCGTAGAAATCCGCAGGCAGGGATCTGTTGCCAGCTGGTTGTTCGGCTCCCGCGGCATCGTTGGAGACCTCCAAGGTGAGAGACCGCATCTGCGCGAGCTGGGAAGGTGGGGCGCCAGGCGTAGAGGCAGATTGGTGAGGGTTTCGATCGGCGGCGACGGAATCGGAATCCATGGCGCGGATTTCGATGGAATTCGCCTTGGCAATGAGGGTTTTAATGGATCGGTGTCAAGGatcgaggggagagagagagagagagagagagacgagccTCGTCCTCCGTCTTCCACCCAGCGATTGCAACATTTGGCTTCTTTCTTGGCTTGACCGGTAGATCGCAGgagagaaaattaattttaattataggAAAAATAGAAATAATGTAGTAAATGGGCCAACATGATGTCTGTGCAAGGAAGATATGGCCCCATCGAAAAGCGCATTCGATTCGATCTTTAAATGTGAGCGATTGCGCTCTCAATTGGGAGGATTGCGCGttcttaatataaaattataaataataaaaaatagattataaatagtaatctcCTATTACAATTGGTTGTCAAAAAATCATCTTACAGTAGATTTACTCTGTTTCTAAGTGAGAAGATATTGATATCCCTATAGGTTTTCCaatcaaattataaaaattaattaaaattaatatataataaaaataattatgtgtGAAAATGTTTTCCAATCAAGTTTTCGGATCGAATTGTGAAAATTAATAtgtgaaaaagaaaatacatcacatTGAGATAATTCCCATATTTGCTTTGTATGAACTGCTGTCGCTAAACATGAGATTAATCTCCTTTAGggttgtaataataataataataataataataataataataataataaccgttGTGTGGCGAACGAAGGGATTGGATATCCAAAAGCATCATCACGGAAACGAGATAAGGCAAagcggctcctcctcctcctcctatagAAGATATCGTTTCCCCAACCACCGTCAGTTCCAACACACCGAGAGCACGGTCGCtgctacctcctcttcctccaagaGCTTGAGAGAGGGAAATGGCCTCTTTGCCGCAGGTTCCTGCAGCCCGTCGGGCGCCGTTCTTGAACTCTTCCTCTTTTACTTCATCCCACAAGGTACTCTTCCTTTCCCTCCGTGCCTTTCTTACGGTGTTGCAGGAACAGTGTCACCGACGTTTGTGTGGGTTGCTTTGCTTGTGCGCTAGTTTTTGTCGCAGGGCCCTGCGTTGTTCCCTTGCTGCTACAGCAGAAGAAGGCCTGCCTTTCAGGTTAAAGCTGAGGCTTCTCCAATTTCCCAACAAGGTAAGCTGATGACCTCATCGCCTTGCTCTGGCTTGTGGTGTTGCCGTAGGAACTCTAGGTTTTAACTGTCGCGATAGGAAGAATGGCTGGGTTCATCAAGATACTGCTCAAATTGATCGAGCTAATTCAGCGAGGAATTAGATccttattatattattatcataGAATAATAGCTGTACCTAATTTTGATGCAGAGCAAAAATTGATCATCTAGATTGTAGACTTGCACAGAAGCAAATGTTAGGTGTTTGGTGAACCATGTCAAGAATTGGTAAAATTTTACTGAAATCTTGTTTCATGGCTCAGAATGAGATGCTTAGGTTGCTGGTGTTTGAGACATATGGCTTCATGCATCTAGTGACTTGATAGTTGTCATATTCTCACTCAAAGCTGTAAAATAGTAGAAACTCGCAAGTAGACAATTTGCTGAATTAAAGCCTTTACTTTCGCAATTGCTATTCATCTTCCATCAGAACTTCAAAATGGAGTTAGGTTTTGCTAGCTGCATTGACCGTAATCTCTCTGTTTTTGCAGAGGGATCTGGGAGGCGCCAATCACTAGTCCTAGGAGCAATTACCTTTTTTGGCTCTCTATCTCATGCTAATTCCGCATCGTGTAAGTGTTGCTCCAAACACTTGTCATGATTCCTTGAAGGGGAATGTGTCTTGCATCCGCTTAAGAAGAATTGGAAGTACCACTGAGTACTGCCTGCTAATTTGTGCAATTTGTTAATTCATAGAATTGTGATGGATTTCTGAAAAGAACCCTGATATGGCTCAGTTGCAGCAGAGGCTAAGAAAGGATTTCAAGCTGTCTTAGATAAGAAGGATGGTTACACATTCCTCTACCCATTTGGATGGCAGGTGAACATTTTTCTCCTTGCTTATCATCCCCAGAAAAAAAATCAGGCATCATTATAAATTATTCATGCTGGTTACATACTTCAAATATCTTATAGATCTTTTTGATCCAGGAAGTCGTAGTCCAGGGGCAAGATAAGGTTTTCAAAGATGTGATTGAGCCCTTGGAAAGTGTTAGTGTCAACATGGTTGCAACTGGTAAGCAAGATGTCAGGGACCTCGGACCGCCGCAACAGGTTAGCTTTTATTTTTGTTCCTGAAAACAAGTTTTGGTTGTCACCATATGCTGAGTTAGTTGAAATCCCAGGTTGCTGAAGCTTTAGTTAAGAAGGTTTTATCTCCTACTTCACAAAAAACGAAGTTGGTTGAAGCAGCCGAGGTTTGTTCCTCGTACCTTCATTTAACTGATACAgtagatataatataataaaaacttTATGCAAATTACTAAAAAACTAATcatatttcctcatataattagaATTTGAATTGTATACTACTATGACATAGAGAGTATATATGACTTACAGTGTGAGTTTCTAGTTAGAGATGGCACTTGATCTTTTGTCATCTAGCTATCTGAAATTATGCTTACATGATTTAGTGTTTGTATAGTTCTTTTGAAGATAATCTGCGAATGGACTGTCTGATGAAATTTTCCTGGTTTTCAAGGAGTCAAGGTATAAGTTACAACTAATATATCAATCTTGTCTGACACttatctcaagagaataactttCAATGCATGAGTTAAGTGTTGGCATTAATAGAGAACCCACAGATTTTACCAAGAACTTGGAAGTTTATGTGAAGAACTTGTAAAAAGCTGCTATTTCTCCTATACTTGAGCAATAACTTTTTTCCTTGCCTCTCCAAGCATTAGCATGCCTCGTATACTTTTACCTAAGGATGTTGGTctaaaacctccttacttgctttgcTAAGCTTAAGCCTTCCCAACTATTTTTTAGAGACAGAGAACCATGAGGAAAAGCATTATTTCCAACTAAAGCAATCTCAATTTTTAGGCAAAAAGAGTATCAATAACTATCCCATCTTCTATTCGAGGCAAAGACTATCAAAGACCTTTCTTAACTCAAGTATGAAGCATTTTTCAACTTGAGGTGGATAACCTTCCTAACTCGAGGCAtaaattcaaattctatcataacTCGTGGCAAAAATTTTTTGTGTTGAAGCAAAAGCCTTATGAGGCACCTTCGgatgaaatcatgaaaaagaTGATTCATCCATATTATTAGACAGCCCTGATTAGTAGCCAAAGCCTTAAGGTTGGATTCATAATTATGGCAACTTTCTTGACTCCCAAATGCAAGGCAGTGACCACTTTAGTAGCTACTAGTATGAAATGAAAATGGTTAGATTAAAATGAAATAGCATAGTTCATGTAGTTGCAGCTGGaatgtatatttaaaattttaattcttcTTCCATAACGTGAGCTTGATGAAGAGATAAGAGGCCTCGATGGTGAATGTGGTTAGAAATCCAAAATAGTGACCAACCAAAATGACTCAATTTATTGTCTTCATACAGAAGGATGATAGAATACTTGgaaaatatttcaaaatcatcacaaacccactttttcttttctattgcaatttctatattattatatgattattttttatctttttgttcCTTATGACTTAATGCACCTCTTGTAGAAAAGACTTGAGAAACGCAAAATTCTGTAGGTGCACAGAAAAAGTAAGTCACCTCAGATTAGTTTTGCCAGGTGTGACAATGGAGTCCTAAGAAAACTTCACTACGAGGAAGAGCAGGATTGATGTTCATATCGCAAAATATGTGATTGACTGTGCATTTTGAGTGGATATTGGATTATGATTCTACTATATTGGTTACATTTGAATTATTGTATCAAAGAAGTTAAACAAACTTGTATTGCTTGACCCAGCGTGATGTTGATGGGAAAGTTTACTACACCTTCGAGTTTATTGCACAGGCTCCAAACTACACAAGGCATGCTCTCGGTGCAATTTCCATTGGAAATGGTATGAACTCTTACAGCTTGTAACCTCCTTAAACTGTAGGTCCTATAGAAAGTCTTTGTTGAGTTGTTTTCATTTACTTTTCTTTTGTATGCTTTGTTCATAAACCTACTACCTGTGCAATTATagttaccctagctattcctgttgCAATGCAGTCTGCTCATATTACAATTAATGTCATCAGAAACAAATTTAAGTCATAGTGCTTCTGTATGAAACTGCCTGGAAATGGATCCTCGTAATCTGAGTAACAAGTAAAAACCCTGTATAGGTTAACGTTCAAAGAAATGATCTACATGTCATCTACAGCTGCACCTCACAAGTTCCTCACAACTTTGTTCATGGCAATAACCTCATCTTGGGTTAAGTCATAAAACGAAATGGTGTACTTTCCgtagaaattttcttttcttgaagcAACTGCAACCAAAAGCCATTTTCAGGAATTTATGCATTATTCAGTTTTCAGCATCTGAAATGCATGACTGGAAACAATTTAGTAATTTAAATGTTGTTGAAAAATGGTTGTGGTACAATATTCCATTTTGCTCTCAGATGTGCCATCACAGTAGGATGGAGATTGACCTTTTAAGCAAGATTAGTATCATTGTTAACCACTAAATTATCGGGCTGCTAAGCCTCTATAGGATGAGAGTTTGTTAATATGTAAATGGGTATGCTCGTATAAAGATGGGGTTCCTTAGAACCTTGCTAACTACGTACGAGGTTCTTTTTTTGGCATTCTTGGCAGGTAAATTTTACACTTTGACAACAGGAGCCAACGAAAGGAGATGGGGGAAGATGAAGGACAAGCTGCATGAAGTCGTAGACTCCTTTAAGATCTTTGACGTTTGAGGCCACGGCCAATAGAAATTTTTTTCTCTACTTTTTGATGTTTACTTTCTCCATTAGCCCATTTGTGCAATTTCTTCTGCTGATCTTATTGTTACATGCCAAGTGAGATGAAACTATTGACTTGCAAACCTGTGACTTCCATTTACTCCATTCTTTCCACCATCTTCTTTGGCATCATCTATCAGATCAAAGATTCGAGGTCCGAAAAAGTATATTACATGGTAATGAGCCTACACCTGTATCTTAGCTCAAGAAGTGGCAGTGCTTTGATCCATCAGGTTTAGCAACCAGAATCTGCATCTATGGTTGCACGGTTAAGCGCATCGAAGACTGAACTTCCAGGTATGACCATAACAAATAACAGTATTAAGATGTGAGCTACAAAGTAGATCCTCATCACTTTGCAGTATACTATAGGAGATAGCAGAAGCTGCAAAGCCAGATTCGCAATCTGAAGATTGACAGCTTACTCCTTTTCAGGCTGCAAAGTTTCCTACTAAAGTTCTCAATATAGGAGAACGAAAAAGTGGCAAATTAGCTGCAGGTTGAAGTAGATCACTCAAGCGACTTCAAGCTGAAGcgcagagagagagacagagagagagctgGCAAAAGTATATGTGCATCTTGAATTGTCTTCATCTAAAAGCATTCATGCTCATCTCTGCAAGTACTTTTCAAGTAGGACTAGGATACAATTAACCTCCTTCCTATTGGGTGCCAAACCTAAAAAGCAACCCTTAATTGCATGCTTGAATACAGAGATGACTTCATTAAATGGATGACAGGTAGCTCTCCCTGGTGGTTTTAATACCAGCAAAGGAGCTGCATGGTTATGCCAGTAGCTCATTTATGGTGACGATATGGTCACTTGATTTTGTCTACATGATGTGATTGACCATTCGAAATCACACTCGGATCAGTTTTTTTATGACTGTTGTATCTTGTTCCATTATCTGGTGATAGCTCAGACAATAATAGTTTTGCTTGACAATAGGTTTAAAAGACATGATAATGGAGTTGCTGTCGAGATATTTGAAGAGTTCGCAAGGCCCATTGGTTTCTGCCCGAGGAAGCCATCGACATTTGCTGATGAATTGTTATTGCTATGGGATGGTAATGTAGACAGACAATGTCTCTGTTATCCATGGAATATGGAGAAGAAGATGATGGATGATGAATTGTCATTTGCTTAATTACACATGTTTTAAGCCTGTTAGGGAACGAAATGAGACAGATGTACTCAAAATCTTATTGCATGGGTTTAGTGGGTTCATAACCATGAACTCCAAAGAATAGGATCAGACGACCTACAGATAGCTGTTGAATCTAGTCAAATCAGCTGAAATCTTTGACTTTGAGATCGGGAATGACAGAGAGGTGTTTTCCTGGTATTATAGCTGGTTTCCGGTAGGGGGCTCTATCATCAATAGAGCCCCCTATTGCTTGCTGATATCACTGTAAGCAAGAAGTAGTTGATGTGGTTGGGAAGAGATAAAAGCAGATGCAGAATCACAGAGAGATAACTCCGTTCTTTTACCAaggaaaacttggtaaaagagcaGTCTGGGAGTCAATAAAGGAGCCTTTTTGCCTGGTGGCATAAGAGAGAATCCCAGCTTTCTCCTCCTCCGTCTTCTGGTTGGCTAGCAGCTACTGCTCAGCTTTTGGGATCCTGCAAGTTTCACCGTGTTGTTTCCACAGGCAAAGCAATCAATAGATGCGGCGTTTGTATTCCATCGTCCTACTGCGACACAAGGCATTCTGGAGCAGATCTACGGAGTTAATGCCGCTTGGAAAACTGCATTAGCTGCTGCCATCTACTGCGAAAAAGAAGAGCTAAACTGAATGCTGGAATGACATCTACTACTAATAATAAGACATACTATCAGAATCGGATTGAGTGTTCTGAAAATAATGATACGACGCATGATTCTGGAAATCATTCGAGTTATTTCACTGCGCTGGGTCAGATCACCCATTGGAGAGCTGAGAGTACTGGCTAGTGATGTAGCAACAAGTCTACCAAGTTCAAGGTGGCTTTCATTTCTTGTCACCTGCCAGCTTTAACAAACGTAAGAATGCATGATACGTTTTTAGACAAGATCTTGACACCGGTGATTGATTTGTAGCCACAGCAGAAGCTTGCAGTACTGTcataataaaaaagttggatataGTGTTACATAAATCCAGATCTCATCAGCACAGGAGTTTCCTATGGAGATAGAAAAGAAGAAACTATAACCATCACCGGTCACTCTAAAGCTGCTTCATTTTGCTCCCTCTGCATCTGTACCTTCTGTTTGCATCTTGCCGAAGCCAATACCAAGCACTCAGCTGCAGTTTTAGTGGTGCCAGAACCAAAGAATTCCGATGGTCTATCACACAGCCTGTGGccctaaatctctctctctctctctctctctttcaatcTATTCGATAGTAATTTACCTACGGCTACGGAAGGATGAAGGGGGTTGTATTTATTGTCTTTATTGACTGGTCGGAACCATTAAAGGCTTGATATCTACAAGTCAGCCGAGTACTGTTGCAGGCCTGGCAGCTTTTACAAGCAAGAGACAGACAAGAGAAGAGAAATAAAATCAAAAGCAACAGAACAGGAGCAGTGAAGAAAGAGAATCCCTGTGACAAAAGTCCACcaatatataaagaaaatatgATAATGCATGCAGATTGACGTACTGACTGGCTACTGAGTCATACAACGAGATTCTCTTCTACATGGAGGGGAAAAGGGGTTCGATAGAGAGCCAAACACAGTTCCATACGACCAGTTAGAGATCGAGGGAGATTAGTTTGTTCCCCTCAGCTGGGGGATGCAGACCTAGACTTGGAGGTGGTGCACTCGTCCTTGAGGCCAGTGCTTTTTGTAGGGAAGAGATCAAGAGTCTTGAGAGGTTTGCAGCATGGAGGATTAGTGGAGTGAATGTCCATCTTCGCTAGCCATTCATGCCCATTCAATGTGCTGTTTGTCAACGCAGTTACTTGGTCACCTTTGGTCTCCAACTTGCACAACAAATCCAGCCCCTGGGTTGCATCCGCATCCTGCACTATGCACGGTATCAACAAGGATGATAACAACAAGTGGCCTTCCTTCATACCATAATTAATGGGGCAATTACTTTTTATTGTAGAAGATGGTTTTAGATGCAGTAGTCGTAATCACTGTATGACTACTACAGAATCGTTCTTAGCTTGGTAGAATCAATAATTGTATCCGACTTGATTAGCAAACCAAGAGAATCTGGTAAGGAGAGGAAACCTGATGAGGGAAATGAGAGGTGGGGATATGATGGTGCAGAAGAGGAGCGTCCTGGAAGCAGTGCAACTGGCGACGAGGGAATAGCGCAAGTGGATAGCCTGAGCAAAGAAGGTGGTGGTGGATGCTAAGCCTCCTGCGGAGCTTCTGCCTTTCTCTGGCTTTATGGTTTTGGAACCAGTAGAACACATTCTTCCCCTCTATCCTGCCGTAGCGTGAGAGATGAGCTGTTATCTGCTGTATCTGAGAAGCATCTGGGGTGCGAACTCCACTTCTGTACAACTCCTCTAGTATCATCAGCTGCTCCGGCGTCGGACACCACCTTGTGGAAGGAGCTTGAGGCATCTCAAACTCGGCTTTGTCTCCTTTCTGGTGTCTTTGCACTAGTTAGAGTCTGgaaatatatatagagagagagatgacGAATTGGAGTGGAGACAAGAGAGACAAAAGGGATGTGTGGACAACTGCAACATGGGGCCTAAGATAAAAGGTCGGGGAATTGCAAAGGAAGGAGGTAATAAGTACTGTCATGCTGATGTTTCTTTCTGATCACTGGCATTCAGCGGGGGATTCAATGGTGTTGCGACTTCTCTTTCTTTCCCTTCGTTTTTACTCCTTATAACTCCTTTTGCTTTAACTCGTTGCAGCTTCTTTTCAGGCTTTCgatcgagcgagagagagagagagagagagagagagagagagaaaggaattATGGTTCATTACAGATCTGTTGCATAGGTGGATGGCCATCGAAGAGAGGGAATGACACGCAGCTTCTCACTTGCCTTTCTGTCTTCCCTTTTTGTGTGGGCTTAAATTATAAGGTGATGATGAGCAGTCCAACCATTGAAGCGCATGAACAGAATCTTCCTTGCATCAGATGCTATCCCTGTCGCTCCCTATGGCAAACCGTATGTAAATCTCCACCAATTGCTTAGCAAATCCAAAGAAATGCATGCATGAATGGAGTGCAACTAAGAATGATGTCCTTAACCAAATAGAGTAATGAGAGCTTATTTGTTGAACTCATCTTCGACAGGTTCTCTTTGCGGCAGTCAACGGAGGAGGCCAGAATTGGACCAGTTAAGATCCAGGCAACAAAAATTACAACACTCAGTAGCAATCAAAACTCTCAATACTGCTAATTATCCGGAATTCTAATTCTATCAATAAGATGAAAATATACATTTCAAACTATAGTTTGAACTAAGATCATTAAATCATAATATATCTCGATGAGCTAAAAAAATATAGCTTTCTGTGACTGAGATCAGAACCAAAATTAGCCTTCGAAGGCTCTATAACTCGACTCTACAAACCGAGGATAGCTGCTTCCATGATCCGAGTCTTCGCATCATTTTGCTAAACATTATACTACTTAGATTACCATCAAAATTATTCTTAAAGGGTCTCAGTGACATGATACATGATCAATAatagaaaattaataattataataatcttCTGTTAAATCTTTCATCACTATTTCATCAAATAAAGTAAAATTAATCTTATATTATCgactcaaaaataataataatcagtaTCTTACATACCATTGCAAACGTTAGAAATATTATTGTTCACATGCAAAAGTATCAGATCGTCATGCAAATTAAATCGATGGGATCTAACGTCAAGACATACAAACACAGACTTAGTGTTGTTTCCTGAGGAAAACAAGATACTTGTATTCTTGGAGGAGTACATACAAAAGGATACATCAAAACATAGTTCTAAGTTGTTAACGACATATGCAAGTACAAGGCATCCTTTTAAGGATCGTAGTGGCTTATGATGGTGATATTGATTTCATGTCTGAAAAGATCACCCAGAGGTCGCTGCAGGTCTCATAATAAACCCTTTCGTCAACGTAGTCGCGTGTGTTATTTGTCTGTTGTTTTAACGTGCCTTTAAAACCTCGATCGGGTCCTATCTGAATTCAGCATTAAAACACTATGAATCACTTGCATGAACAACTCATATGCACATATGACTACAGGCAGCAGAGGTTCCATTTGCTGTGGGCTACTTAATTATCCACAATGAGAGACATAGCTAGTCTGTGCTAAGCATCAGTACGAGACAGGTACCGAGGTCCTTTCACAGCAAGGGCCAAGTCCCATGCGGTTGTGGGGTTTCATCCGCAGAGCTGCTGCCATGGATCGAAACTAGTTGGGAGCAAGAAACATAGATGGGGCATGCAGCATGGTTGCGAACTCCCAGGAGGAGATGGAAGAGATCTCAGTGGACTCTAACGTCAAGTAGCTCTGGGGCCTGAGTCCTCAACAGGCGCATAGCTTGGGATGCATGTGTAGTCACACATCACAGCCAGGCTGAAGGTCTTGGGGAACAAAAGGACTAATTTGTCTTGTCATGCCACATTTACGCTACATGATCcatgagagagagacagagatggCTGCCTCCTCCTGCCTGTGATAGAAAAGGGCA
Proteins encoded:
- the LOC135584267 gene encoding psbP-like protein 1, chloroplastic isoform X2, with product MASLPQVPAARRAPFLNSSSFTSSHKFLSQGPALFPCCYSRRRPAFQVKAEASPISQQEGSGRRQSLVLGAITFFGSLSHANSASSEAKKGFQAVLDKKDGYTFLYPFGWQEVVVQGQDKVFKDVIEPLESVSVNMVATGKQDVRDLGPPQQVAEALVKKVLSPTSQKTKLVEAAERDVDGKVYYTFEFIAQAPNYTRHALGAISIGNGKFYTLTTGANERRWGKMKDKLHEVVDSFKIFDV
- the LOC135584267 gene encoding psbP-like protein 1, chloroplastic isoform X1, whose translation is MASLPQVPAARRAPFLNSSSFTSSHKFLSQGPALFPCCYSRRRPAFQVKAEASPISQQEGSGRRQSLVLGAITFFGSLSHANSASFAAEAKKGFQAVLDKKDGYTFLYPFGWQEVVVQGQDKVFKDVIEPLESVSVNMVATGKQDVRDLGPPQQVAEALVKKVLSPTSQKTKLVEAAERDVDGKVYYTFEFIAQAPNYTRHALGAISIGNGKFYTLTTGANERRWGKMKDKLHEVVDSFKIFDV
- the LOC135584267 gene encoding psbP-like protein 1, chloroplastic isoform X3, with the protein product MASLPQVPAARRAPFLNSSSFTSSHKFLSQGPALFPCCYSRRRPAFQVKAEASPISQQEGSGRRQSLVLGAITFFGSLSHANSASFAAEAKKGFQAVLDKKDGYTFLYPFGWQEVVVQGQDKVFKDVIEPLESVSVNMVATGKQDVRDLGPPQQVAEALVKKVLSPTSQKTKLVEAAERDVDGKVYYTFEFIAQAPNYTRHALGAISIGNGANERRWGKMKDKLHEVVDSFKIFDV
- the LOC103992150 gene encoding WUSCHEL-related homeobox 3B-like; translation: MPQAPSTRWCPTPEQLMILEELYRSGVRTPDASQIQQITAHLSRYGRIEGKNVFYWFQNHKARERQKLRRRLSIHHHLLCSGYPLALFPRRQLHCFQDAPLLHHHIPTSHFPHQVSSPYQILLDADATQGLDLLCKLETKGDQVTALTNSTLNGHEWLAKMDIHSTNPPCCKPLKTLDLFPTKSTGLKDECTTSKSRSASPS